A part of Pseudomonas sp. HR96 genomic DNA contains:
- a CDS encoding RcnB family protein, protein MTASKLFASLTLAALCAASVPAFADDTSVTLDRPGVGQHEIKKGDKVPDEYKRKELALGDWQKRHLAAPGENEQWVEIKDKYVLVNIPNGTAKDMVMKSKVK, encoded by the coding sequence ATGACCGCAAGCAAGCTTTTCGCCAGTTTGACCCTCGCCGCCCTGTGCGCGGCCAGCGTGCCGGCCTTCGCCGACGACACCAGCGTCACCCTCGACCGCCCGGGCGTTGGCCAGCATGAAATCAAGAAAGGCGACAAGGTGCCAGACGAATACAAGCGCAAGGAGCTGGCCCTGGGCGACTGGCAGAAGCGTCACCTGGCCGCCCCCGGCGAGAACGAGCAGTGGGTCGAGATCAAGGACAAGTACGTGCTGGTCAACATCCCCAACGGCACGGCCAAGGACATGGTGATGAAGTCCAAGGTCAAATAA